TAGCCGGGAGGTGCACCTACCAAACGACTTACCGAATGTTTTTCCTGGTATTCGCTCATATCGATACGGGTTATCATGCCCTCATCATCAAACAAATAATCAGCCAATGCTTTTGCCAATTCTGTTTTACCAACACCGGTTGTACCTAAGAAAATAAATGAGCCTATCGGTTTTTTAGGATCTTGCAAACCTGCCCTGCTCCTACGTATCGCATCACTTACCGCTTCAATAGCTTCCTCCTGCCCAACTACCCTTTTATGTAATTCATCTTCCAGGTTCAATAATTTTTCGCGTTCGCTTTGCAGCATTTTTGTAACAGGAATGCCGGTTGATTTTGCTACATTTTCAGCAATATCTTCCGCATCTACTTCTTCTTTCAATAAGCGCTTTTCACTTATTTCATCTAATTGCAGCATTTGTTCTGCAATGATCTTTTCCTGTTCCTGCACTTTACCATAACGTATTTCAGCAACTCTTCCATAATCACCTTCTCGTTCTGCTTTTTCGGCATCTAATTTCAATTGCTCCACATTTGCTTTAGCAGATTGAATTTTTTCAACGATCTCTTTTTCCTGTTTCCACTTAGCTTTAAACGTATCTCGTTCAACAGAAAGATTGGATATATCAGTATTCAATTCTTTCAGCTTTACTTCATCATTTTCTCTTTTGATAGCTTCTCTTTCTATTTCCAGTTGACGGATCTGTCTTTCGAGCTTGTCTAGTTCTTCCGGCATAGAATTCATTTCCAATCTTAACCTTGCTGCACTTTCATCAATTAAGTCGATGGCTTTATCCGGTAAAAAACGATCAGTTATATAACGATGTGATAATTCAACCGCAGCAATAATTGCTTCATCTTTTATACGTACGTGGTGGTAGGTTTCATAACGATCTTTTAATCCACGCAAAATGGAAATTGCATCATCAACAGTAGGTTCATCGATCATTACTTTCTGGAAGCGACGTTCTAATGCCTTATCTTTTTCAAAGAATTTTTGATACTCATTTAATGTGGTGGCGCCAATTGCTCTTAATTCACCACGAGCAAGGGCAGGTTTTAAAATATTAGCTGCATCCATAGCTCCATCACCGCCGCCTGCACCCACCAACGTATGTATCTCATCTATAAATAACACTATTTCGCCTTCGCTGGTAGTAACTTCTTTAATAACTGATTTTAAACGTTCTTCAAACTCACCTTTATACTTTGCGCCGGCAATTAACTGCCCCATATCCAATGCATAAATGATCTTTGATTTTAAGTTTTCGGGAACATCGCCATTTACAATACGCATTGCCAAACCTTCGGCAATAGCAGTTTTACCAACGCCGGGTTCACCTACTAAAATGGGGTTGTTTTTTGAACGACGGGAAAGTATGTGCAAGGTCCTACGGATCTCTTCATCACGACCAATAACCGGGTCTAATTTTCCTGTACGTGCCATTTCATTCAGGTTCTTTGCATATTTATTCAATGAATTGAATTGTGTTTCCTGTGTTTGGGAAGATACAGTTGAGCCTTTACGCAGATCTTTTACAGCCGCGATCAAACCCTTTTCTGTTAAACCTGCATCTTTTAATATCTTGGCTGTATTGTCGTTGCCTTGCAGAATAGCCAGCAATAAATGTTCAACGCTTACAAACTCATCATTAAATGTTTTTAATAAAGAGCCTGCTTTTAAAATAACATTGTTGCCATCCCTACTGATAGATTGTGCGGGTTCGCCTGCCTGAACAGGAGGAAGTTTTTGAATACTTTCATCCAATTTGCTTTCAACAAAGTTCACATTCACATTGTTTTTCTTTAATAGAAATTCAATCGGCGAATCTTCGTCGCTCAACAATGCTTTTAGCAAGTGTTCCGTTTCTATATTAGGATTCCGTTGGTTAAACGCCAATTGCTGCGCTTTTGCAATGGTTTCCTGTGCTTTTATTGTGAAATTATTTAGATTCATATATTTAATATTGCTTTTAAGTTTAAACATTCAAAGCAAAGAATAATCCAAACGTTTTTGTTACGCAATTATGTCTTATAATTTTAATATAACCTGTCGCAAATGCAGCCTGATTGTAGTTTTCATGTTATTATTACAGGTTTCTTTTGCCCAATATAATTTTAGCAAAGTTGATGCCTGGCTCGGCCAAAATGTAAAGGAATTAGGTGGCAGAGCTGTTATTGTTGTTTATAAGGATGGAAAGGTTGTGTATGACAATGCAGCTAATAACCTTGGCTGGCGGCAAAAAATGGTAGGCAAATTTTTAGCAAAAAGACAGGGAAGACCGGCAACCGATGAGGCACTTAAATTTTCTGACACCAGTAAAGCTCCGATCGCCAGTTGTAGCAAATGGTTAAGCGCTGCATTGGTAATGAGTTTTGTAGATGAAGGCAAATTGAATTTAGAAGATACGATCGGCAAATATTTACCGGTGATGAATAAATATGGTAAGGGCGGCATTAAAGTAAAATATTGCTTAAGTCATTTAACCGGAATTAAGTCAGGCTCTTTAAAAGAAAGCAGGGATCTGATCAATAATGCAGCTTCGATGGAAGAGGCAATCAACAATATAGCCAGGGCATCAATGGATGGTGAACCGGGAAAAACATTTCATTACAGTAGCGCCGGCCTACAAATTGCAGCAGCGATCATTGAAAAGATCGGTGCCAAAGATTTTAATACTCTATTTAAAGAAAGAATCGCTAAACCTTGCAAAATGTTGAATACTGATTTTGGCGATGGTAAAGTTCCTTTAGCTGCGGGAAGTGCTTTAAGCACTCCATTAGATTATTTGAATTTTTTAGAAATGATCTTGAACAATGGTATCTTTAATGGCAAGCAGGTTTTAAGTAAAGAGTCGATTGCAGCCATGCAAATAAACAGAATTTCACAGGATGTTGTTATTGCATATACTCCCCCGGGAGCTGAAGATTGGGGGTATGGCTATGGGGAATGGACAATGGATGCTACATATAATACGATCTCAAACGCAGTAAGTAGTCCGGGATTATTTGGAAGTTTTCCATGGGTAGATAAACAGAAAAATTATGCTGCTTTTTTGTTTACGGTCAACATCAATTATAAAGGAAGAAAAGAAAAATACACAGAGTTAAAAGGATTGGTAGATGAAGTATTTTCTCAATAACTTAACCATTCTTTACGAAAACGATCTTTTCCCTATCTGCCTTAGAAATTTTATTTAAATAATCCGCCAATACTTTGCCATCACTTGCTGGATATACGCCGGCAACTCTTTCATTCATTCTATAGTAAGTAATCTTTTCTGCTGATACTTTCGCTGAACAACTATATCTTCCAAACTTAGATTCGATCGATACATCTGCAGGTAAAGCTTCAGGAGAATACCCTTTAGGAATGGTGATCTCTACTGTATCAATATCACGATATTCTGTCTTAATAACTATATCGCATGTACGCTTTTCATAGTCAGTAAACTTATTTTCGTAACGCGAAAGAATATTAGGCATTACAAAAAGCCGCTTTCCACTTATTGTAGCATAGCTTCCTGACGTGATCTGAACATTTTCTTCTACAACAGGCATGCTGTTCTTTTCTTCAGAATATTTATACGAAACAAGATCAAAAGAGGGCAGGTTAAATTTTTCTCTTAATTCATCTTTTATCTTTTCTTTTGATAATGCATGGATCATTTCAAATAAAGCATCTTGTTGCAAACAGGCATATTTCGTGTCTGCGTCTAACTGCAAAAAACCTGTACTATCAACTGTTGCTTTTATCTTTCTCAACTGGATGTTATCTCTTTTTTCATAGTCCGGCGTGTGAACCAATTTACTATTTCCACCATCAATTAATAAGGCGCTTCTGTTGCAAGTAAATCCACTTAAATACCCGGCAGGAAGTATTTGGCTTGTACACTCTAGCCAAACGGTATCCGTCTTCATAGGCACACAAGCAATTGCATGGTTAAAAAGATTACAGGGAAAATCATCTATTAACCCTGTTTTGTTTCTACCTGCCAAAATAAGTACATAATCAGCTTTAATTCCTGCTTCTCTCAATAATGAACACATATAATTACTTAACGCTTTACAATCGCCATATCCTTTAGTAGCTACATACGAAGCACTAAACGGTTGCCATCCTCCAATACCTAATTGAATGCCTACATAGCGTGTATTCTTTTGCATGTATTCATAAAGCAATCTTATTTTTTCATGAACATCCTGAATTTTATCCGTTAAAGAATGAACTGTTTGTTTGATCGCATCCGGCAATTCATCCCTGCCCTCGTTTAAAGCTGTAATAAATTCTCCAAATCCCTTCCATGTATTCATATTGCCGTCATAATCTTGCATTTTAAAATCGGAAGGTGCCAAAAAAACCGTTGGAGTTAGCTTATACCAGTCAGGTTGATATTGCTGATCTAAAACAGCAGCAATATTTTCTACAGACCAGTTATATGTTTTAACAGCATTATTTATTGCACTATCAGGAGCTTTATTGTAATTAAACATTCTATAGCGAAGCGTATAAGAAGCTGGACATTGAACCTGCAAAGCGCTTAATTGCACAGCATATTTATCATCCTCTACAGGTTGCCATGCGGGTAGAAAAAAGATATCATCACAATCTGTTTCTGATTCATACTCTATTGTATAAGGATATTGTCTACATTGAAAATTATGATGCTTAACTCTTCCATCTGTAATAATATTTGCTCCTACAGCGCTTATATCTTCCAGGTCATCTTTTTTCATAGAGCGTATCTTTTTCCCATTCGCATCATACAACTTGCCTTCTATATGTTTTACATCCCGGAAGGCATCATAAAACGTAACGAAATCTGCTTGGTGATCTCCGCCCTCATTTAAAATAGTGATAGCATACTTTTGATAAATAGTAGCTTTATCACCAGTATTGATAATAATTTTCAGTTCTTCAACCCTTTTAACAGCATTGGCGTTTTTTAATAATTCGACAGGTATTGCACTAACTGCATACTTATTTTCCTGTGCTGCTATGTGTAAAGACCAACAAATGTTCAGCAATAAAAAACAGGCTATTCTTTTCATCATTATTGTTTCTTCTTAAATACGATTTGCTCACTGCATTTCTTTACTATATAGTCAAAAAAACCTCTCAGGTCTTCATAACTATCCTGCGAGAAAGTGGCTTTAAAAAATTGCAAATGAAACAAAAGGTCAATCTTCTCTGCATCCGCAACAATAAGGTAATCAAAAGTTGCATCCGATTCATTAAAAGTTACCTTACTTGATTTCGGAAGTTCATCTACTACATATCCATCGGGTATTTCTATGCTAAGTGAATACTTATCATCAATTAAATAAGGCATTTCCACAGGATATTTTCTTTCTGCCGATTTAAGCGGATTTTCCTTGTATTCGTTTCGCATTATCGGAGAAAAATAAATAATGTTGTCAGCCGTTGTTCCTTCAGCAGTAACATTACATTTCATTGTTAACGGCTTTTCACAGTCGTCTTTATCTTCAAACTTTATTTTTGAAATAGAACATTCATCTGTATTTGAAGCAGTAAGCCCTTTTTCAACATCCTCCATTCCTTTTGTTGCAATTTTTTCTCTTAGTTCATTTGATTCATCAAAATTCAAATTATATAGAATATTACCACTCCACTTACCCGGAGTGCTATCTTTAAATAATATCACGCCTGTGAGCTTATTCTCTTTTAATATATCTGAGGAAAAAAACACAGGTTTTGCTTCGTTATCTATTATTCGTGCATGCCCATTATAGCAATAAGACGGAAGTTCATTAAATCCTAAATAATGTTGAGATGCATCTAAGTAATAAGTACTAGAATCTAAAGTAACCTGGCACACCACATAATTAAATTTATCAATGATAGGATAATAAGGACTAGTGTAACCATGACTTTTTGTACTTAATATAACCGGCGTTGCCTGAATGTTTTCATGACGAAGCATGGTTACCAATAACATATTTATATCGGCAATTGAACCGCTTTTATTTTTAAAAACATCTTTCAGGTTTTTATCTAATAATATTCCTTTTATATCTGTTGATTTAATATTATTACGCACATAATAATATATCTTCTTTGTCTTATCCAAACCAGTTGTTGCACCAGATAAAATATTGGCTGACTCGTCATTTAGCCATCCATTGTTCCTGTTAAGCCGATCTCCAAAATCTTCCCGTTTTAATAATTCTTCTGAGGCTTTGGTCCAGGTGCCCATTATACTTTCGTAAGGCCGATTAGGAAGTTTTATTCCAGCCAATTGAAATTCGATCTTTGCGATATGATTTTTAATAGAACTTGTATAAGCTTCTTCTTTTAATGCAGGCACGTTTTTCATTACCCAACGTTTTTGAGAAGTATTAGGAGATAATGTAAGATTTTCTGCTCTTCCCGATTGCCCATCCGGATGAATGGTAATATTATAAACAGCAGAACCGGATTCTTCTGTTTTTATGCTGAATGGTTCATACCCCTGAAATAAAGTGACATAATCAAAATATTCAGGAATGTTTACTGAATATTCACTCCACACTACCGGGTAATTATCCTGAAAGGCCCACGGTTGCAGATCAAACAAAAAGTCCGAATGAACTACATAACTATATTCTATAATTGAACCTTCTTTTACAGAAGGAAGCGTAAATTTTTTAATAAGCCTTTTCTGATCATATTGGTCAGAAAAAATAGCATCGCTTTTCATTTTTGTTTCTTTTACCTCTCCATCTTCTATATTATAAGTAGATGCTTTTACATTTGATAATATTTCTTCTCCACCACTATTTTTATATAAATACACGGACACATCAGCCAAATCAAATCCGTTCTTATTAATAATTTTGATTCGTTTTTGGTGTTTAAACACAAGACTAAACCAGCCTGCTGAATTACCTTCAAAATCGCTATAGCCAACATCAGAAACTATTACAGCTCCTGCAGATGTATCTACATTATACTTGCTAACATCAAAATCATCTTTTGTTACGTGTCCGAATTTTACAGGTGTTTTTTCTTGTTGTGCCAGGGACAACAAACAGCTAAACAATAACAGAGATAGCACGGATAAAGATTTGCTGAACATATTAAGTAGATTTGGGATTATTTGGCGAAAGATATTCCATTTTTTAATATGATTCTTTTGGACAGAACAAATTTTATTAAACTCAAATCTAAAGACTTAGGTTTTGATTATTGTGGCATTGCAAAAGCTGTGCAATTAGAAGAAGATGCCCGCCGATTAGAACAATGGTTGAAGAAAGATATGCATGGTTCCATGCATTATATGGAGAACTATTTTGACCTACGTATAGACCCCTCTAAATTGGTACCTGGTGCAAAATCAGTTATTACTTTATTGCTAAATTATTTTCCTGATCAACAACAAAATGAAGATGTTCCTAAAATTGCCAAGTATGCTTATGGTAAGGATTATCATGAAGTAATAAAAGAAAAACTAAATGCATTAATAACGCTTATAAAAGAAAACATTGGAGACATAAACGGAAGAGGCTTTGTAGATTCTGCCCCGGTATTGGAAAGAACATGGGCATTAAAAAGCGGATTGGGCTGGATCGGTAAAAATGGAAATCTCATTAATAAGCACCAAGGTTCTTTCTTTTTTATAGCTACGCTGATAACTGATCTTGAATTAAATTATGACAACGCATATGTAAAGGATTATTGCGGAAGCTGTACACGTTGTATTGACTCCTGCCCTACAGATGCCATTTTACCAAACAAAGTAATTGATGGAAGCAAATGTATTTCTTACTTCACCATTGAACTAAAAGAAATGCTGATTCCGGAAAACATGCAAAACAAGTTTGATGGCTGGATGTTTGGTTGTGATACCTGCCAGGATGTTTGCCCCTGGAATCGTTTTTCAAAACCTACTAAAGAAATCAGCTTTAACCCCATTCCAGAGATATTAGATTTTACTAAAAATGATTGGGAGGAATTAAGCGAAGAAAGTTTTAAAAAAATATTTGCTCATTCTCCATTGAAACGAAGTAAATGGAAAGGAATTAAAAGAAATCTTCAGTTCATAAATAATTATTGAATTTTTATTCCTTTATTTTTTACCGATCTGTGTTTGTACCCGGACTCCTATAAAGCTATAGTGACTATTTGCATACATACCTGTTTTAGCTACTGTTGACAAACCATAATAAAAATCCGGACCAAGCTGTAGTGCTATTTTTTTACCATAGATCAGATCAAACAAATAAGCTGCAGTTATACCAACTCCCGTGTTATTAAGCAAAGAGTTGTCGGGATAATATAATCCGTTGCCTCCATTCCTTGCCGGATCAAACTGAAGAGTGTTTGTTGCAACCAGTTTCGATAAACTAATACCTGCTATAGCATGCATTGATAACTTATCATTGTTCCCCACACGAAACTGAAATTCAATTGGAATATCGATAAACTGATACGAATTGCGATATGTTTTGTTGCTTCCAGTTTTATAAACGGTAAAACCGGCACTATCTTCACTATTGCCGGTTTTCATTGTAGTTGTATATAATTTATACGTTACTCCTGTAACTATGCTCCATTTTTTTGAAAGAGCATACGTAGCAGAAATACCCAATTTTCCTGCCAATGAAGAGCTAATACGAGAGAAATAGACCGAATTACTATATTGAGGCCCAGTAGGCGTTACAGATCCGCCTGAAGTTAATGGAGGTGCCACATCGTAATAACTATTATTGTTTCCAAAATATCCTTTTCCTGTTGCAGCTATTCCTGCTGCCGCCTGAACAGCAAAACTCCATTTGCTTTTTTTCTTTTTAGTAGATGCCGAGTCACCTTTAGAAACAATCACATTTTTATTTATTTCCTTCTTTTCTGTTTTAGCCAATAAGCTATCATTGATTTTTATAGGGTCATTATTTATTTTACCTTCTATATTAATTATTGAATCAAAAGTTGCTGCTCCGTTTTGTTCTTCTTCACCCTTTACCATTTCATCTGTATCGACATTTGATACAGTGGTTGTAATTTTTTGCTTAGTAGTTTTTTTTCGCTTTACAGTAATGCCTGTGGGTTGTGTATTGATTTTACTACTAATGAATGAAATGGCTTTTATCCTTTTTCGTTTATCGGTTACTAATATATTTTCTGTTAACCCAATACTTTTTTCATTCTCAACAACTTTATTTTCGTTTGCACTTTCTTTTAAACCATTTTGCTTTGATGGAATTGATTGATGTTGATTAATTGAGACAATCCTATTAGTCTTATCAGCTTTTGATGTCCACCAATAAACTCCCCCCGAAAGAAGCAATAGCCCCAATAACAAAAACCAGAACCCGACCCTGCGCCTTTTGTCCTGCCTGATCTCCAGCTCTACCTTTTGCCATACTTCTGCAGAAGGATGCAATTGCAACTCTTCTATCTTTTTCTGCACTTGCTTTTCAAAATTATTTTCCTGCATAGCTTTCTCTTTTTGAAACCGAAGAATGTTTTTCTATCCATGAGATCAACAATGCTCTTGCTCTTGAATATTGTGATCGGGAAGTGCCTTCATTAATTCCTAACATCTCCGCTATTTCTATATGCGAATAACCTTCTATCGCATATAAATTGAAAATGGTTTGAAATCCTGTGGGTAATTGCCTTACTAAATCAGCTAATTGCTTAGCATCCAATTTAACGGTTGGGTTTTCATCAGAAACCGGGTGCAATACCTCGTTTGTAAAGGACAATTCGTTTTGATATTTTTTATTGCGCTTTAAATAGTTGAGCGCAGTTGTTACCATTATTCTTCTGATCCATGCGCCCAATTCACCTTCTGAGCGATATTGATGCAAGTTTTTAAACACTTTTACAAATCCCTCTTGTAAAATATCTTCCGAATCTTTAGTGGATTTTGTATACCGGTAACAAACCACAAACATAGCAGGAGCAAAATGCTCGTACAGCTGACGCTGAGCATCCGATTTCTGCTTTAAACATTGTTTTACCAGTAAGTTATAATCCATGATCTACGGATTTGACAATAGCATATGTTGAATCGTTGCACAACAAATTAAAAATTACAACGCAGAAATTAAAATGATTATGATACAAATAGTGTTGGTATTGCGCTTGTTACATAAAACCTGGTCTTGTTGGTTCAAAAAACAATGATATAAGTCAAATATTTGTAGGCAAAATACGACACAACTCAACTATCAATACTACAAATAACCTTTTTAGAGGAATATATCTTTGTCTTACAATAATGCAACAGACGAGTAAAAGAATCAAAATAAAAAATAGAAACAGCCGGTAAACGATTTTAATATCCAATATCAAAAACCAAAATCGTTACAATATCCAGAAAAGCCCGTTTTTAATCCGTACAACACCTATCAAAACATCCGGCTGTTTCTACTTTTTAAAACCGAAATCCAGTACTCTTTTGAAAACATGTAATCCGTGAAAAACTTGTTTTTGATCTGTGCCTTGAGAACTTAATATCCAAATCCTGTTGAAGATGTTTAAAATTCAGTTTTAAACAATTTTGTACCTTTTGAAAAACAATGTTTCGTTCGAAAAATCCTCTTTAATCCGTACCTGAGTACGTTAAAATCCAAACCTGTTGAAACCTTGTAAAATTCAATGTCAAAACACTCATCAACCTCTCAAAATTTTTTATGTATCCTGTGATCAGTGTAAAAACATTTTGATATGATTAGTTGGTCTCGGTAATCTTTTTTAAATTATTTAAAGACTCTTCGTAACCGGGGCCAATTATTCTGTCAATAAAAATGCCGCGAAATTTATCCCAGGGGAACCAGCTGAGTTTAACTAAGGTCTTCCATTCAACCTGTGTTTGATTTGTATTTATTGGAGTAATGCTTATTTCATTGAAAATATCTTTTTCATTTTTTGATTGCAACAAAAATTGTATTGCCGAAGGCATATTAGATAGCATTTGTATGTGCAATTGCCTGCCTTCAGAATTTATATCGCAAAAAGGGTTTTTATTTAAAGAGTCTGAATAGGTAATAGCAGACCCACTGTCTGCAAACAGCGGTTGCCAGTTTTTCCAATTTCTTAGATCTGCTACTTGTGGGTAAATTTTATAAGCGGAACTATTAATTACAACAGCCCTTGAAATTTTTATTTGAGATGGCAGCAAAAGAGACATTAATGTAATAACGATTGTCAGTCCAGTTAATCCAATTAAAAAGGGCTTTATAAATCTCATAAATTTTATTGAAAAATAGGTTTGGAATGCAGCAATTTCTTTCTTTACCGGAATCAATATTTTATTATTCCCAACGGAATACTTTAATAGCAATTGCGTATACTATGATGCCCCAAATAGCAAGAACTCCTATTTCTTTGCCACAACTTGTAATATGTGCTCCTTCAAAAGAAATCTTACGTAGGCTGTCATTCAAAGCTGTTAATGGCAATATTTTTATCAACCATTGAATATTATTAGGCAAAGCAGCTTTTGAAAAAAAAGTGCCTGATAAAAAATATTGGGGAATCATGAATAAGTTTGAATATATGGGAATTACATTCTGGTTTTTTGCAACACTGCTGATGATAAATCCAACACCCATAAAAACCAATACTGCCAAAGTACTTACAACCAGCATATTCAGGAATGTTTCTATCCCATTCGCTAATGTAAAATGATAGAAAAAAGTTCCGAATAGTATTAAAATAACTACTGTAAACAATTGAAATATTATTCGGGACAAAGTTTCTCCCAAAATTATATTACGCTTGCGGATAGGAGATGCATATAATCGTTTTAATACAAGAGTTTCTCTTAAACTATAAAACAAAAAAGCTACTCCAAAAACTGCAGAGCCTATCAAGGAAAAGCCGATCATACCCGGCAAATAAAAATCAATTAATTTATACTCTCTTCCCTGTATAATATCAGGCTTTGATATTGTTGCAATAGAAGGTGAAGTAACACCTGCACCTTTATTAATTTTTTCTATGGTGTTTTCTAAAATAGCTTGTAAGCCGGGCAATTCCCGTTGGTTAGCAGATGATGATCTCAATTGGATATTATACTTATCTGTAAAGTCGCGTTCAAATTCCTTATCACTGGTTTTTGGAAGTTTTACAATATTGATAAGTGCAGTGATCTTTCCTTTTTGCATCAGATCCACCAAAGAATCTTCACTTCCTGAATGAAAGTATAAAAAGGGAGAATGTTTTATTGCTTCATATACAGCATTGCTTGTATCTGCTTTTTTATCAATTGCAACATCCATACTTATGCCCCCACCTCCATTACTGATAGCACCAAAGATCACTATCAATACAATTGGAAAAAACATAGAGAAAAAAACAGATTGTGGGCTTCTGAAAATAGCTCTTAAACTTGCTTTTGCTATGGCCAACAAGGCTTTGAACTGACTATATTGCTGCATTATTGTGTAGGAAAGTTTCAGCAAAACTATTAAGAAAAAAAGTGGGAGAAAAATTTAAGAATTACAGACATTTGTCGTAAATTCGGTGACAAATGGCAGGAAATGAAAAAAGGTATTAAATCTAAAAAAACAGCGGCATACAAGCATGCCGATGAAATCATTTCAAAGGTAGAAGAACCCGTTGCATTTTATAAAACATTAAAGGTAGTTTCACCGGTTACCAAAGACTTTACTTACAACGAATTTAAAAAAATCGCCGATAAAACACCGCTTACACAAGCAGAATGGGCATCGGTACTGCACATTAGCGAACGCACTTTACAGCGCTATGCAAAAAATAACGGCGTGTTTGCACCTATTAATGCTGAGAGGGCTGTGCAAATTGCCGAAGTTTTAAAACAGGGCAAAGTTACTTTTGGGAGCATTGATAAATTCTATAGCTGGTTAAAGCAAAATCCATTTATGTTAGAAGGAAACCTATCTTTCGATTCATTAAAATCTTCTGAAGGCATTAACAGAATTCTTACGCAATTAGGAAGAATCCAACACGGCATATTTGCATGATCACTTATCGCATTACCAATTCGCTGTACAATAACGACATTTCGGGAAACGGTGCTAAGATCAATGGAGGACGTTGGAATTCAAAAGGTATTCCTTTATTATATACGTCACAATATATTTCACTAACATTGCTTGAAATGCTGGTGCATTCAAACTTTTCTAATTACACCAAATCGTTTGGGTTGGATCTGCTGTATATCTTTATTCCGGACAATTCTCTTGTTCGGGAAATAAATGCAGAAAAACTAAAGAAAGATTGGATTGAAGATGTAGAGTACACCCGCTTTATTGGCGATGAATTCATAAAAGCAAAAGAAAATCTTATTTTAAAAGTTCCTTCGGTGGTAGTAACAGAAGAATATAATTTTCTTTTAAACCCTTTACACACTGATTTTAAGAAAATAAAAATCAATAAAACAAATCCTTTTAAACCTGATCAACGACTTTTTCATTTTTAATGAACAGAATATATCTACTTCTTGGAAGCAACATAGGCAATAGCCAACAACAACTGTTAAAAGCAATCAAGCTGATCGAAAAAAATATTGGCAATGTTATTCGTC
The Ferruginibacter albus DNA segment above includes these coding regions:
- a CDS encoding DUF3857 domain-containing protein yields the protein MFSKSLSVLSLLLFSCLLSLAQQEKTPVKFGHVTKDDFDVSKYNVDTSAGAVIVSDVGYSDFEGNSAGWFSLVFKHQKRIKIINKNGFDLADVSVYLYKNSGGEEILSNVKASTYNIEDGEVKETKMKSDAIFSDQYDQKRLIKKFTLPSVKEGSIIEYSYVVHSDFLFDLQPWAFQDNYPVVWSEYSVNIPEYFDYVTLFQGYEPFSIKTEESGSAVYNITIHPDGQSGRAENLTLSPNTSQKRWVMKNVPALKEEAYTSSIKNHIAKIEFQLAGIKLPNRPYESIMGTWTKASEELLKREDFGDRLNRNNGWLNDESANILSGATTGLDKTKKIYYYVRNNIKSTDIKGILLDKNLKDVFKNKSGSIADINMLLVTMLRHENIQATPVILSTKSHGYTSPYYPIIDKFNYVVCQVTLDSSTYYLDASQHYLGFNELPSYCYNGHARIIDNEAKPVFFSSDILKENKLTGVILFKDSTPGKWSGNILYNLNFDESNELREKIATKGMEDVEKGLTASNTDECSISKIKFEDKDDCEKPLTMKCNVTAEGTTADNIIYFSPIMRNEYKENPLKSAERKYPVEMPYLIDDKYSLSIEIPDGYVVDELPKSSKVTFNESDATFDYLIVADAEKIDLLFHLQFFKATFSQDSYEDLRGFFDYIVKKCSEQIVFKKKQ
- a CDS encoding RNA polymerase sigma factor, producing the protein MDYNLLVKQCLKQKSDAQRQLYEHFAPAMFVVCYRYTKSTKDSEDILQEGFVKVFKNLHQYRSEGELGAWIRRIMVTTALNYLKRNKKYQNELSFTNEVLHPVSDENPTVKLDAKQLADLVRQLPTGFQTIFNLYAIEGYSHIEIAEMLGINEGTSRSQYSRARALLISWIEKHSSVSKRESYAGK
- the queG gene encoding tRNA epoxyqueuosine(34) reductase QueG; its protein translation is MDRTNFIKLKSKDLGFDYCGIAKAVQLEEDARRLEQWLKKDMHGSMHYMENYFDLRIDPSKLVPGAKSVITLLLNYFPDQQQNEDVPKIAKYAYGKDYHEVIKEKLNALITLIKENIGDINGRGFVDSAPVLERTWALKSGLGWIGKNGNLINKHQGSFFFIATLITDLELNYDNAYVKDYCGSCTRCIDSCPTDAILPNKVIDGSKCISYFTIELKEMLIPENMQNKFDGWMFGCDTCQDVCPWNRFSKPTKEISFNPIPEILDFTKNDWEELSEESFKKIFAHSPLKRSKWKGIKRNLQFINNY
- a CDS encoding ABC transporter permease, yielding MQQYSQFKALLAIAKASLRAIFRSPQSVFFSMFFPIVLIVIFGAISNGGGGISMDVAIDKKADTSNAVYEAIKHSPFLYFHSGSEDSLVDLMQKGKITALINIVKLPKTSDKEFERDFTDKYNIQLRSSSANQRELPGLQAILENTIEKINKGAGVTSPSIATISKPDIIQGREYKLIDFYLPGMIGFSLIGSAVFGVAFLFYSLRETLVLKRLYASPIRKRNIILGETLSRIIFQLFTVVILILFGTFFYHFTLANGIETFLNMLVVSTLAVLVFMGVGFIISSVAKNQNVIPIYSNLFMIPQYFLSGTFFSKAALPNNIQWLIKILPLTALNDSLRKISFEGAHITSCGKEIGVLAIWGIIVYAIAIKVFRWE
- a CDS encoding outer membrane beta-barrel protein, with the protein product MQENNFEKQVQKKIEELQLHPSAEVWQKVELEIRQDKRRRVGFWFLLLGLLLLSGGVYWWTSKADKTNRIVSINQHQSIPSKQNGLKESANENKVVENEKSIGLTENILVTDKRKRIKAISFISSKINTQPTGITVKRKKTTKQKITTTVSNVDTDEMVKGEEEQNGAATFDSIINIEGKINNDPIKINDSLLAKTEKKEINKNVIVSKGDSASTKKKKSKWSFAVQAAAGIAATGKGYFGNNNSYYDVAPPLTSGGSVTPTGPQYSNSVYFSRISSSLAGKLGISATYALSKKWSIVTGVTYKLYTTTMKTGNSEDSAGFTVYKTGSNKTYRNSYQFIDIPIEFQFRVGNNDKLSMHAIAGISLSKLVATNTLQFDPARNGGNGLYYPDNSLLNNTGVGITAAYLFDLIYGKKIALQLGPDFYYGLSTVAKTGMYANSHYSFIGVRVQTQIGKK
- a CDS encoding SRPBCC family protein, whose product is MRFIKPFLIGLTGLTIVITLMSLLLPSQIKISRAVVINSSAYKIYPQVADLRNWKNWQPLFADSGSAITYSDSLNKNPFCDINSEGRQLHIQMLSNMPSAIQFLLQSKNEKDIFNEISITPINTNQTQVEWKTLVKLSWFPWDKFRGIFIDRIIGPGYEESLNNLKKITETN